ACATCCGCCGGCTCCGCAAGGCGATCAACGGGGAATCGGACGCGGACGTCATCCGCACGGTGCGCAGCGCGGGCTACGCCCTGGACACGGATGGCTGAGGGGAGGGGCCGGGTCTCCCGGCCCTTGTTCCCAAGCGCCGCCCGCCGCCCTATCGTCCCCGGTGAAGCGAGGGGGAAGGCGGGTTTGGACGCTGCGGCGCTGCGCCACGAGATGCCGCCCGAGGTGGACGGCCTGCCGGCCCTCCTCGACCGGCTGGAAGCCTTCTCGGAGGCCGCGGGCCTGTCCCCCGGCGCGGCGCAGCGCCTTTCCATCGTGGCGGAGGAGCTGGCGGCGAACGTCGCCATGCACGGCCGGGGCGCCAGCCGCCTGCTGGTGGAGGCACGGCGCGAGGGCGATTCGGTCCACCTGCTGATCGAGGATGACGGCCCCGCCTTCGATCCCCTCTCGGCGGCCGCGCCCGACCTCGACGCGGCCGTCGAGGAGCGCGAGATCGGGGGCCTGGGCGTGCACTTCGTCCGCCGCATGACGCGTGAGGCGGCCTATGAGCGCCGCGACGGGACGAATCGCCTGACAGCCCTGCTGGACGCGGGCTGAACGGGGCGGCAAAGATCAACCGCGCCGGCCACCCATGGCCAGAACATCCTCTCGGGCCGGCGCTGACTGGAGACACCATGCAGATCGCCGAGCACCGGGAAGGCGCGACCACCATCGCCGCGCTGGAGGGCCGCCTGGACACCGCCACCGCCCCGGCAACCGAGGAGAAGCTGGTCTCCCTGCTCGACGGGGGCGGGCTCGTCGCGGACATGTCGGAGGTCCGCTACGTCTCCTCCGCCGGGCTGCGGGTGCTGCTGAAGGCGGCGAAGCAGGCGCGGGTGAAGGGCGTGTCCTTCTCGGTCTGCGGGCTGCAGCCGGCGGTGCGGGAGGTCTTCGAGATCTCCGGCTTCGACAAGATCATCCCCATGCACGCCACCCGCGCCGAGGCGGTGGCCGGCGCCTGACCCCCGGGTGCGGCGGGGCCGTGCCCGTCCCCCGTACGGCCGCGTTCCCGCCCTCGGGCGACGCCTCTGCCTCCCGCGCCGGGGAGGGGCTGGCGGCCCTCGCCGGCCTTGCCCCCTCCGCCGTGCTGCAGCGCCGGCTGGAGCGGGCGGCCCCGCTCCTCCCGGCGCTGGAGACGCGGCCGGACATCGATTGCCCTGGCTGGGCCGCGCTGCTGGACGCGGTGACGGTGGGGGAGACCCGGCTCTTCCGCGCCGCGCCCCAGCTCCTCGCCCTGCGCGGCCTGATGCCGGGC
This genomic window from Pararoseomonas sp. SCSIO 73927 contains:
- a CDS encoding STAS domain-containing protein, with product MQIAEHREGATTIAALEGRLDTATAPATEEKLVSLLDGGGLVADMSEVRYVSSAGLRVLLKAAKQARVKGVSFSVCGLQPAVREVFEISGFDKIIPMHATRAEAVAGA
- a CDS encoding ATP-binding protein, whose translation is MDAAALRHEMPPEVDGLPALLDRLEAFSEAAGLSPGAAQRLSIVAEELAANVAMHGRGASRLLVEARREGDSVHLLIEDDGPAFDPLSAAAPDLDAAVEEREIGGLGVHFVRRMTREAAYERRDGTNRLTALLDAG